One Pyrenophora tritici-repentis strain M4 chromosome 5, whole genome shotgun sequence DNA window includes the following coding sequences:
- a CDS encoding acetyltransferase, with product MPIQVTRMAEADIDGAVTTIQEAFADDPYKHWAFPDPSKFSPVRNRLSLSMRCRWGIKHGLFHVARDTLDPTKILGCAMWMPPHPTSEPESWSLYLSYWYIWLNQIRMNLWHGRGGLSKTRYWIWKARQAEAQKELWTDPNGYYFCNIVTVLPEAQGKGVGKALINEVLDMADKEGRRSYLEASRLEPNDSLTLYCMMREPKGVQSGETSGEGNSSAEETAGK from the exons ATGCCCATCCAAGTAACGCGCATGGCGGAAGCCGACATCGACGGCGCAGTAACGACAATCCAAGAAGCCTTCGCAGACGACCCTTACAAGCACTGGGCATTTCCCGACCCATCAAAG TTCTCTCCAGTGCGAAATCGCCTATCGCTCTCAATGCGCTGCCGATGGGGTATCAAACATGGTCTCTTCCACGTAGCCCGCGACACATTGGACCCTACCAAAATTCTCGGCTGCGCAATGTGGATGCCGCCCCACCCCACCTCTGAGCCTGAATCATGGTCTCTCTACCTCTCCTACTGGTATATTTGGTTGAACCAAATACGAATGAATCTATGGCATGGTCGCGGCGGTTTATCGAAAACACGGTACTGGATTTGGAAAGCGCGGCAGGCTGAGGCGCAAAAAGAACTGTGGACGGATCCGAATGGATACTATTTCTGCAATATTGTTACTGTGTTGCCGGAGGCGCAGGGAAAGGGTGTGGGCAAGGCGTTGATCAACGAAGTGCTGGATATGGCGGATAAGGAGGGTAGGAGGTCTTATTTGGAGGCTAGTAGGCTCGAGCCGAAT GATTCTCTTACGCTCTATTGCATGATGAGAGAGCCAAAGGGAGTTCAGAGTGGTGAGACCAGTGGAGAGGGAAACAGCAGTGCCGAGGAGACAGCAGGGAAGTGA
- a CDS encoding Fungal-trans-2 multi-domain protein — protein sequence MARRSTGFVSKKPHRKSRGGCLTCKKKKVKCDESQPNCEYCTLRRLKCEYPQDSWPTPRSSSSSTPSHESPDTKPSAVHSPDFNSPSFEWLVPSFQTSIGDFTPLDHHLLQYYKANVWRGFVISGDTIVKTLHRDIVPRLSISHPFLLYAILSIAATHSNLQSPDPEVERQSLLYRQKTFKCYQSALKDITAENYEAVLVTGTFLLALVPPPVSDQDSEYLDWILALLKLSEGLRVLASLRWGQGIEKLSVYPLVRRELRTLPPPPLIVVPMEKAGVVAPIGPLGTTPVNPNPAPTYTHTQLPQQTRLFLPPPLMELLQGVLQTSCSGPVDWHGMTLLPVFHALSPIFTSLYYHHLNPDFYVRIFVFTSFLMPDFLKLVGDREPRALVLVAWWFALADLVPKGWWVGDKVTKIVGAIGRAVRMGDHELAEKAFKGAQVIVDTFEREGRDEAAKSVFEGWNGVDWEEGPKRAAEWEIKQLIDLDDFSMEKYLDVENCGS from the exons ATGGCGCGCCGAAGCACTGGCTTCGTAAGTAAAAAGCCACACCGCAAGTCAAGAGGGGGGTGTCTCACGTGTAAGAAGAAAAAAGTTAAG TGTGATGAAAGCCAACCAAACTGCGAATATTGCACGTTGAGAAGATTGAAGTGTGAATATCCACAGGACTCCTGGCCGACACCGAGAAGTTCTTCGAGTTCAACACCCAGTCATGAATCTCCAGATACCAAACCCAGCGCAGTACACTCGCCAGACTTCAACAGTCCCTCTTTCGAATGGCTTGTGCCCTCATTTCAAACCTCCATAGGAGATTTCACACCTCTTGACCACCACCTATTACAGTACTACAAAGCCAACGTCTGGCGTGGTTTCGTAATAAGCGGCGACACCATCGTAAAAACCCTCCACAGAGACATCGTCCCGCGACTAAGCATCTCACATCCCTTCCTCCTATACGCAATCCTCAGCATCGCCGCTACACACAGTAATCTGCAGAGCCCAGACCCAGAAGTAGAGAGACAAAGCCTACTATACCGACAAAAGACATTCAAATGCTATCAATCAGCATTAAAAGACATCACAGCCGAAAACTACGAGGCCGTCCTCGTTACCGGCACCTTCCTCCTCGCTCTCGTACCTCCACCGGTTTCAGACCAAGACTCCGAGTATCTAGATTGGATACTCGCGCTCTTAAAACTCAGCGAGGGGCTTCGCGTGCTGGCTTCGCTCCGCTGGGGTCAAGGTATTGAGAAACTTTCCGTATATCCGTTGGTACGCCGCGAACTGCGCACTTTGCCGCCCCCTCCTCTTATCGTCGTGCCCATGGAGAAAGCGGGTGTGGTGGCGCCTATAGGTCCGCTAGGGACTACGCCTGTAAACCCCAATCCAGCACCAACATACACGCACACGCAGCTTCCACAGCAAACCCGCCTTTTTTTGCCACCGCCTCTCATGGAGCTCCTGCAGGGTGTGCTTCAGACCAGCTGTTCGGGACCGGTTGATTGGCATGGAATGACGTTGTTACCGGTGTTTCATGCGCTGAGTCCGATATTCACGAGTCTGTATTATCATCACTTGAACCCGGATTTCTACGTTCGCATATTTGTTTTTACGTCCTTTCTTATGCCGGACTTTCTAAAGTTGGTTGGAGATAGGGAACCGAGAGCGTTAGTTTTGGTTGCGTGGTGGTTTGCGCTCGCAGATCTGGTGCCGAAGGGATGGTGGGTTGGGGATAAAGTGACAAAGATTGTCGGAGCTATTGGGAGGGCGGTTAGAATGGGGGATCATGAATTGGCTGAGAAGGCCTTTAAAGGGGCTCAGGTAATCGTGGATACTTTTGAAAGGGAGGGTAGGGATGAGGCGGCGAAGAGTGTGTTTGAAGGCTGGAATGGGGTAGATTGGGAGGAGGGTCCAAAAAGGGCGGCAGAATGGGAGATTAAACAGTTAATAGATCTGGATGATTTCAGTATGGAGAAATATTTGGACGTAGAGAATTGTGGTAGTTAA
- a CDS encoding SecY, Preprotein translocase subunit SecY produces the protein MSGLRFLDLVKPFVPLVPEIQLPESKVPFNNRLVWTGLTLLVFLVMSQMPLYGIVSSDTSDPLYWLRMMMASNRGTLMELGITPIITSGMVFQLLAGTHLIDVNLDLKSDRELYQTAQKLLAILLSFGQAVVYVISGLYGQPSDLGAGICVLLVIQLMIAGLIVILLDELLQKGYGLGSGISLFIATNICESIMWKAFSPTTINTGRGPEFEGALIALVHLLFTWPNKTVALKEAFYRQNLPNVMNLISTVIVFGAVIYLQGFRVEIPVKSARQRGVRGSYPVRLFYTSNMPIMLQSALSSNVFLISQMLYSRFSDNLLVKLLGVWEPKEGSAQLFATSGVAYYMSPPLSITEALSDPLKTAVFIVYMLVACAVFSKTWIEVSGSSPRDVAKQLKEQGLVMAGHREESMYKELKRVIPTAAAFGGACIGALSVGSDLLGALGSGTGILLAVTIIYGYFEIAAKEGDMAGLKGMVMG, from the exons ATGAGCGGCC TACGGTTCCTCGATCTTGTCAAGCCTTTTGTGCCTCTCGTCCCCGAGATTCAGCTGCCCGAAAGCAAAGTCCCATTCAACAATCGCCTAGTATGGACTGGTCTCACGCTCCTTGTCTTTCTGGTCATGAGCCAGATGCCATTGTACGGAATCGTGTCGTCTGATACGTCGGATCCTCTATACTGGCTGCGTATGATGATGGCGAGTAACAGAGGAACACTGATGGAGTTGGGTATTACACCCATCATCACCTCCGGCATGGTCTTCCAGCTCCTCGCTGGAACCCACCTCATCGACGTTAACCTTGACCTCAAGTCCGATCGCGAGCTCTACCAGACTGCACAGAAGCTCCTCGCTATTCTCCTGTCTTTCGGTCAGGCCGTCGTCTATGTCATCTCTGGTCTCTACGGACAGCCGTCTGATCTTGGTGCCGGTATCTGCGTTCTCCTCGTCATTCAGCTTATGATCGCTGGTCTGATCGTCATTCTCCTCGACGAGCTCCTCCAGAAGGGCTATGGTCTCGGCAGCGGTATTTCCCTCTTCATTGCCACCAACATTTGCGAGTCCATCATGTGGAAGGCTTTCTCTCCCACCACCATTAACACTGGTCGTGGCCCAGAGTTCGAGGGTGCTCTCATTGCCCTTGTTCACCTGCTCTTCACCTGGCCCAACAAGACCGTTGCGCTCAAGGAGGCTTTCTACCGCCAGAACCTGCCCAACGTCATGAACCTAATCTCCACCGTCATTGTCTTCGGTGCTGTCATCTACCTTCAGGGCTTCCGCGTCGAGATCCCAGTCAAGTCCGCCCGCCAGCGTGGTGTTCGTGGCTCATACCCCGTCCGTCTGTTCTACACCTCCAACATGCCCATCATGCTGCAGTCGGCCTTGTCCTCCAACGTCTTCTTGATTAGCCAGATGCTCTACAGCCGCTTCTCTGACAACCTCCTTGTCAAGCTTCTCGGTGTCTGGGAGCCCAAGGAGGGTTCCGCTCAGCTCTTTGCCACCTCCGGTGTTGCTTACTACAT GTCTCCTCCTCTGAGCATCACTGAGGCTCTTTCTGACCCCCTCAAGACCGCCGTCTTCATCGTATACATGCTCGTCGCTTGCGCCGTCTTCTCCAAGACCTGGATTGAGGTCTCTGGCTCTTCTCCCCGCGATGTCGCTAAGCAGCTCAAGGAGCAGGGTCTGGTCATGGCTGGTCACCGTGAGGAGTCCATGTACAAGGAACTCAAGCGCGTCATTCCCACTGCGGCTGCCTTTGGTGGTGCCTGCATTGGTGCTCTCTCAGTCGGCAGTGACCTTCTTGGCGCTCTTGGTAGCGGTACTGGTATCCTTCTTGCCGTCACCATTATTTACGGATACTTTGAAATCGCCGCCAAGGAGGGCGACATGGCCGGTCTCAAGGGCATGGTCATGGGCTAG
- a CDS encoding TktA, Transketolase, producing the protein MPYGKTDELAINTIRTLAVDATFQANSGHPGAPMGMAPVAHVVFNKFMTFNPKNPNWVNRDRFVLSNGHGCMLQYALIHLFGYNVSIDDLKNFRQIDSITPGHPESHDTPGIEVTTGPLGQGFANAVGLAIAEKHTAAVFNKPGYELINNSVYMFFGDGCAMEGIASEAASTAGHLKLGNLIAIYDDNHISIDGDTKCAFTEDVMKRFESYGWHVQHVADGDNDLEGIEKAIAEAKKVTDKPSMIKLTTTIGFGSKLQGTGGVHGNPLKADDCKQVKEKFGFDPEKMFAVPQEVYDMYHQHAAEGAAAEEEWNKLFQKYGEEYKDLHADLSRRLTRDLPEGWQKALPTYKPSDPAIASRKLSESVLEAIHDVVPELLSGSADLTGSNNTRWKKAVDFQPPDLGIGEWSGRYLRYGVREHAMAAIMNGMSAYGTIIPAGGTFLNFVSYAAGAVRLSSLSHQRVIYVATHDSIGLGEDGPTHQPIETLAHFRALPNMMVWRPADGNECSAAYYMALTSKGTPSILALTRQNLPQLEGSTLEKAIKGGYVALEDKDAQITLVSTGSEVSLCLEAVKTLKEQGITARVASLPCFEVFDAQDKDYKMSVIPGGIPSLSVEVMSTMGWEKYSHEQFGLNRFGASGPYKEVYKKFEFTPEGIAKRAKATIDFYKEVKPLRSPLDRAFQQLI; encoded by the exons ATGCCGTACGGAAAGACTGATGAGCTCGCCATCAACACCATCCGAACCCTAGCG GTCGATGCCACCTTCCAGGCAAACTCCGGCCACCCGGGTGCCCCTATGGGCATGGCACCGGTCGCCCACGTCGTGTTCAACAAGTTCATGACTTTTAACCCCAAGAACCCCAACTGGGTCAACCGCGACCGATTCGTCCTCTC CAACGGTCACGGATGCATGCTTCAGTATGCGCTGATCCACCTTTTCGGCTACAACGTCAGCATTGACGACCTCAAGAACTTCCGT CAAATCGACAGCATCACCCCCGGTCACCCCGAATCCCACGACACACCCGGTATCGAGGTTACCACTGGCCCTCTTGGTCAAGGTTTCGCCAATGCCGTCGGTCTCGCCATTGCTGAGAAGCACACTGCGGCCGTCTTCAACAAGCCTGGCTACGAGCTGATCAACAACTCCGTCTACATGTTCTTCGGTGATGGCTGCGCTATGGAGGGTATTGCCAGCGAGGCTGCCTCAACTGCCGGTCACTTGAAGCTCGGAAACCTCATTGCCATCTACGATGACAACCACATTTCCATTG ACGGTGACACCAAGTGCGCCTTCACTGAGGACGTCATGAAGCGATTCGAGTCCTACGGCTGGCACGTCCAGCACGTTGCGGACGGTGACAACGACCTTGAGGGCATTGAGAAGGCCATCGCAGAGGCCAAGAAGGTCACCGACAAGCCCTCGATGATCAAGctcaccaccaccatcgGTTTCGGCTCCAAGCTCCAGGGTACCGGCGGTGTCCACGGCAACCCCCTCAAGGCCGACGACTGTAAGCAGGTCAAGGAGAAGTTCGGCTTCGACCCTGAGAAGATGTTCGCTGTTCCTCAGGAGGTCTACGACATGTACCACCAGCACGCCGCCGAGGGTGCCGCTGCTGAGGAGGAGTGGAACAAGCTCTTCCAGAAGTATGGCGAGGAGTACAAGGATCTCCACGCCGACCTTTCTCGACGATTGACTCGCGACCTCCCTGAAGGCTGGCAGAAGGCCCTTCCCACATACAAGCCTTCTGACCCTGCCATCGCCTCAAGAAAGCTCTCCGAGAGCGTCTTGGAGGCTATCCACGACGTTGTGCCAGAGCTTCTCTCTGGTTCCGCCGATCTGACTGGTTCCAACAACACTCGGTGGAAGAAGGCTGTTGACTTCCAGCCTCCGGACCTTGGTATTGGTGAGTGGTCTGGCCGATACCTAAGATATGGTGTCCGTGAGCATGCCATGGCTGCCATCATGAACGGTATGTCCGCGTACGGTACCATCATCCCCGCCGGTGGTACTTTCCTCAACTTCGTTTCATACGCTGCCGGTGCCGTCCGTCTCTCTTCGCTCTCACACCAGCGTGTCATCTACGTTGCCACCCACGACTCCATTGGTCTCGGTGAGGACGGCCCTACTCACCAGCCTATCGAGACTCTTGCCCACTTCCGCGCTCTACCCAACATGATGGTGTGGCGCCCAGCCGACGGTAACGAGTGCTCTGCTGCTTACTACATGGCTCTTACCTCCAAGGGCACGCCATCCATCCTTGCCCTTACCCGTCAGAACCTTCCTCAGCTTGAGGGCTCAACACTCGAGAAGGCTATCAAGGGCGGTTACGTCGCTCTTGAGGACAAGGATGCTCAGATCACCCTCGTGTCCACTGGATCTGAGGTTTCGCTCTGCTTGGAGGCCGTCAAGACCCTCAAAGAGCAGGGTATTACTGCCCGTGTCGCTTCTCTGCCTTGCTTCGAGGTCTTCGACGCACAAGACAAGGACTACAAGATGTCGGTTATCCCCGGCGGCATCCCATCCCTCAGTGTTGAGGTCATGTCCACCATGGGCTGGGAGAAGTACTCGCACGAGCAGTTCGGTCTGAACCGCTTCGGTGCGTCCGGCCCATACAAGGAGGTCTACAAG AAGTTTGAGTTCACCCCCGAGGGCATTGCCAAGCGTGCCAAGGCTACCATTGACTTCTACAAGGAGGTCAAGCCTCTCCGATCTCCTCTTGACCGTGCTTTCCAGCAGCTTATCTGA